The Erigeron canadensis isolate Cc75 chromosome 4, C_canadensis_v1, whole genome shotgun sequence genome window below encodes:
- the LOC122598053 gene encoding protein NONRESPONDING TO OXYLIPINS 2, mitochondrial isoform X2 — translation MASASRSAIGSISRTISSKSNPISRTLLTPKSTPISPFSSSSSTRSLPRAASRVVAALGSVESMLPLHSAIASARLKSSIAVDSTCWSWLSQGVGSSSKSKEPVG, via the exons atggCTTCAGCAAGCAGATCAGCAATCGGCTCTATTTCAAGAACCATTTCATCCAAATCAAACCCAATTTCACGTACCCTTTTAACCCCCAAATCCACACCCATTTCACCATTCagctcttcatcatcaacaagaTCACTCCCTCGAGCAGCTTCAAG GGTAGTTGCAGCATTGGGAAGTGTTGAATCAATGTTGCCACTCCATAGTGCGATTGCATCCGCTCGTCTTAAGTCTAGTATTGCTGTTGATTCCACTTGTTGGAGCTGGCTTTCTCAAG GAGTCGGTAGTAGTAGCAAGAGCAAGGAACCGGTCGGGTAA
- the LOC122598053 gene encoding protein NONRESPONDING TO OXYLIPINS 2, mitochondrial isoform X6: MASASRSAIGSISRTISSKSNPISRTLLTPKSTPISPFSSSSSTRSLPRAASRVVAALGSVESMLPLHSAIASARLKSSIAVDSTCWSWLSQGKDVI, from the exons atggCTTCAGCAAGCAGATCAGCAATCGGCTCTATTTCAAGAACCATTTCATCCAAATCAAACCCAATTTCACGTACCCTTTTAACCCCCAAATCCACACCCATTTCACCATTCagctcttcatcatcaacaagaTCACTCCCTCGAGCAGCTTCAAG GGTAGTTGCAGCATTGGGAAGTGTTGAATCAATGTTGCCACTCCATAGTGCGATTGCATCCGCTCGTCTTAAGTCTAGTATTGCTGTTGATTCCACTTGTTGGAGCTGGCTTTCTCAAG GTAAAGATGTCATATAG
- the LOC122598053 gene encoding protein NONRESPONDING TO OXYLIPINS 2, mitochondrial isoform X5: MASASRSAIGSISRTISSKSNPISRTLLTPKSTPISPFSSSSSTRSLPRAASRVVAALGSVESMLPLHSAIASARLKSSIAVDSTCWSWLSQDFGLPR; encoded by the exons atggCTTCAGCAAGCAGATCAGCAATCGGCTCTATTTCAAGAACCATTTCATCCAAATCAAACCCAATTTCACGTACCCTTTTAACCCCCAAATCCACACCCATTTCACCATTCagctcttcatcatcaacaagaTCACTCCCTCGAGCAGCTTCAAG GGTAGTTGCAGCATTGGGAAGTGTTGAATCAATGTTGCCACTCCATAGTGCGATTGCATCCGCTCGTCTTAAGTCTAGTATTGCTGTTGATTCCACTTGTTGGAGCTGGCTTTCTCAAG ACTTCGGACTTCCTCGGTGA
- the LOC122598053 gene encoding protein NONRESPONDING TO OXYLIPINS 2, mitochondrial isoform X4: MASASRSAIGSISRTISSKSNPISRTLLTPKSTPISPFSSSSSTRSLPRAASRVVAALGSVESMLPLHSAIASARLKSSIAVDSTCWSWLSQGLASSL, encoded by the exons atggCTTCAGCAAGCAGATCAGCAATCGGCTCTATTTCAAGAACCATTTCATCCAAATCAAACCCAATTTCACGTACCCTTTTAACCCCCAAATCCACACCCATTTCACCATTCagctcttcatcatcaacaagaTCACTCCCTCGAGCAGCTTCAAG GGTAGTTGCAGCATTGGGAAGTGTTGAATCAATGTTGCCACTCCATAGTGCGATTGCATCCGCTCGTCTTAAGTCTAGTATTGCTGTTGATTCCACTTGTTGGAGCTGGCTTTCTCAAG GTCTTGCATCATCGTTGTGA
- the LOC122598053 gene encoding protein NONRESPONDING TO OXYLIPINS 2, mitochondrial isoform X1, whose protein sequence is MASASRSAIGSISRTISSKSNPISRTLLTPKSTPISPFSSSSSTRSLPRAASRVVAALGSVESMLPLHSAIASARLKSSIAVDSTCWSWLSQERNFFVTTCSKIADQC, encoded by the exons atggCTTCAGCAAGCAGATCAGCAATCGGCTCTATTTCAAGAACCATTTCATCCAAATCAAACCCAATTTCACGTACCCTTTTAACCCCCAAATCCACACCCATTTCACCATTCagctcttcatcatcaacaagaTCACTCCCTCGAGCAGCTTCAAG GGTAGTTGCAGCATTGGGAAGTGTTGAATCAATGTTGCCACTCCATAGTGCGATTGCATCCGCTCGTCTTAAGTCTAGTATTGCTGTTGATTCCACTTGTTGGAGCTGGCTTTCTCAAG AGCGCAACTTCTTTGTCACgacatgctccaaaattgcagatcaatgttaa
- the LOC122598053 gene encoding protein NONRESPONDING TO OXYLIPINS 2, mitochondrial isoform X3 yields MASASRSAIGSISRTISSKSNPISRTLLTPKSTPISPFSSSSSTRSLPRAASRVVAALGSVESMLPLHSAIASARLKSSIAVDSTCWSWLSQDLMTEKPWGHTST; encoded by the exons atggCTTCAGCAAGCAGATCAGCAATCGGCTCTATTTCAAGAACCATTTCATCCAAATCAAACCCAATTTCACGTACCCTTTTAACCCCCAAATCCACACCCATTTCACCATTCagctcttcatcatcaacaagaTCACTCCCTCGAGCAGCTTCAAG GGTAGTTGCAGCATTGGGAAGTGTTGAATCAATGTTGCCACTCCATAGTGCGATTGCATCCGCTCGTCTTAAGTCTAGTATTGCTGTTGATTCCACTTGTTGGAGCTGGCTTTCTCAAG ACTTGATGACGGAGAAACCATGGGGACATACATCTACATAG